The Thermoanaerobaculia bacterium DNA window AGAGCGTTCTCTGGGCCGACGAGGTGCTGCTCGTCGATTCGTTCTCGACCGACCGCACCGTCGAGATCGCCGGCGCGATCCCCGGCGTTCGCGTCGTCCAGCACGAGTACTTCGGCTCGGCGGCGCAGAAGAACTGGGCGATGGACCGGGCCGCTCACCCGTGGGTCCTGATCGTCGACGCCGACGAGCGCGTCACGGCCGAGCTCGCCCGCGAGATCATGGGACTCCTCGAACGGGGCCCCGACGCCGAGCACTATTCGATCCGCCGGCAGAACATCTTCGTCGACCGGATCATCCGGCACTCGGGATGGTCGACGGACAAGGTCGTCCGTCTCATCCGAAAGGGCTCCGCGCGCTATCCGAACCGGCGCGTTCACGCCGACATCCGTCCCGAAGGGCCGACGCCGACGCTGTCCGCGCCGCTCCTCCACTACACGTTCCGCTCCTTCTCGCAGTACCTCGAGAAGTTCCACCGGTACGCGGAGTGGGGCGCGGCGGAGGCGTTCAAGCGGGGGAAGAGCCCCGGCGTGACGGAGCTGTGCCTGCGTCCGGCGTGGCGTTTCTTCCGGATGTACGTGCTCCAGGCCGGCTTCCTCGACGGGCGTCACGGTTTCGTCCTTTGCGCGCTCCAGGCGTACGGCGTGTTTCTCAAGTGGGCGAAGGTGTGGGAATGGCAGCGCTACCGCGCCAACGGCTGGGCCTTCGAGCTGCCGGCCTATGACGAGAGCGCCGAGACCTGGGGCCGCGAGAACGCCGGCGCGGACGCCCCTTCCTCTCCGAGATAGCTCCTCTCCGAGATAGGAAGACGGAAACGCCCGCCGGAGCGGGCGTTAGGCCGTCGGGCGCTCAAACGCCCGCCGCGTCGAGTCAAGCGGCGCCTGGCGTCCGCTTCAACTCGACGCCCGGCTCTTCGTCGCCTTTGCCAGCCGCGACTTGTAGCGCGCGGCGGTGTTCGGGTGGATGACCCCCTTGGCCGCGGCGCGGTCGATCTCGGAGGCCGTGCCCGGCAGCGTCTCCGCCGAGGGAGAGGAACGGTGCTTCTTGATCACATGGCGGAGCTTTGTCTTCACGCGGCGGTTCCGGGCCGTCTTCTTCGCGGACGTGCGGATCCGTTTCTTGGCGGACTTGATGTTGGCCATCGGGTTCGAGACTTCCTTTCTAGCATCCATCCGGCGGGCTCGGCGCCCGCCCATTCGGCGGGCTCGGTGCCCGCCCGTTCGGCGGGCTCCGCCCGCCCGTTTCGCGGGCTTTGCCGCCCGCTCGGTTTCAGCGGGCTTCGACGCCCAGGGCCGTCAGTCGTTGCCGGGCCAGACGCGCCTCGTCCGAACCGGGATATTCGTGGATGACGTACTGCAGCGCGACGACCGCCTCGGCGCGGCGGTTGAGCTCCTGGAGCGCCAGCCCCTTCTTCAAGAGCGCGGCCGCCGCCTTGTCGCTCTTGGGCCAGCGCTTGAGCAACGCGTCGAAATCGCCGATCGCGTCGTCGAACTTGCGCTCCGAGAAATGCGATTCGCCCACCCAGTACTGCGCGTTGTCGGAAAGATCCGTCGAAGGGTAACGCTCGATGTAGTCCTGGAAGCCCGCCACGGCGAGCTCGTAGCGCCCCTTCGTGTAGTCGCCGTACGCCGTGTCGTAGAGCTGCTGCGGGCT harbors:
- a CDS encoding glycosyltransferase family 2 protein, coding for MTDRPHLSAIVTSYNEEINIKECLESVLWADEVLLVDSFSTDRTVEIAGAIPGVRVVQHEYFGSAAQKNWAMDRAAHPWVLIVDADERVTAELAREIMGLLERGPDAEHYSIRRQNIFVDRIIRHSGWSTDKVVRLIRKGSARYPNRRVHADIRPEGPTPTLSAPLLHYTFRSFSQYLEKFHRYAEWGAAEAFKRGKSPGVTELCLRPAWRFFRMYVLQAGFLDGRHGFVLCALQAYGVFLKWAKVWEWQRYRANGWAFELPAYDESAETWGRENAGADAPSSPR
- the rpsT gene encoding 30S ribosomal protein S20, with the protein product MANIKSAKKRIRTSAKKTARNRRVKTKLRHVIKKHRSSPSAETLPGTASEIDRAAAKGVIHPNTAARYKSRLAKATKSRASS